One segment of Niabella beijingensis DNA contains the following:
- a CDS encoding phosphotransferase → MSSNNTMKPPEYLRELVEDRLRKKAVEWTIPECGLSAAYRFSVTFTDHSSVFVKAATDAPTSDWLRREHLVLSSVEAPFLPRLIDWIDIPGTDPVLLTQDLSGAYWPAGALGVHWRPGDMERLFQGLNSVAACSALPGLPALGNGPLCCWPGIAADPGSFLALRLCTEHWFRKAVDVLTAAEPLADRSGDQLVHGDVRSDNICFVGDQVVFVDWSHAAGGNADADLALLLPTLHLEGGPLPSEIMPGGGNISAAQCSQHFMRLQQDHLMPPWLKTVFIKLIAITLEWAADGLELGKPDGISWHSL, encoded by the coding sequence ATGAGTTCCAACAATACAATGAAACCTCCGGAATACCTGCGGGAGCTTGTGGAAGACCGGCTCCGGAAGAAAGCGGTTGAATGGACCATTCCCGAATGCGGCCTCTCGGCGGCCTACCGTTTTTCTGTAACATTTACGGACCATAGCAGCGTATTTGTAAAAGCAGCTACGGATGCTCCGACATCGGATTGGCTCCGCCGGGAACACCTGGTGCTGTCTTCGGTGGAAGCACCGTTTCTGCCCCGCCTGATCGATTGGATCGACATCCCCGGAACAGATCCGGTATTGCTGACACAGGATCTGAGCGGAGCCTACTGGCCCGCAGGCGCTTTGGGGGTGCACTGGAGACCCGGAGATATGGAGCGGCTTTTTCAAGGATTGAACAGTGTGGCTGCCTGCAGCGCTTTACCCGGTCTGCCGGCCCTGGGCAACGGGCCCCTGTGCTGCTGGCCGGGAATCGCCGCAGATCCCGGATCCTTCCTGGCGCTCCGCTTGTGCACTGAGCACTGGTTTCGTAAGGCGGTGGATGTGTTGACCGCCGCAGAACCGCTTGCAGACCGGTCGGGGGATCAGCTGGTGCATGGTGATGTACGAAGCGACAATATCTGTTTCGTGGGAGATCAGGTGGTGTTTGTAGACTGGAGCCATGCCGCCGGAGGCAATGCCGATGCGGATCTGGCCCTGCTGCTGCCGACACTTCACCTGGAGGGCGGACCACTTCCTTCGGAGATCATGCCCGGCGGCGGCAACATTTCGGCAGCGCAATGTTCGCAACATTTTATGCGGCTGCAACAGGATCACCTGATGCCGCCGTGGCTAAAGACCGTTTTTATAAAGCTCATTGCCATAACGTTGGAATGGGCAGCAGACGGCCTGGAACTCGGAAAGCCCGATGGAATATCCTGGCATTCCCTGTAA
- the nagA gene encoding N-acetylglucosamine-6-phosphate deacetylase, with amino-acid sequence MKAISNVVIYTGDEVLRDQCILIDQGTIVAVQPEIPADAEVTDLGGKNISAGFIDIQLNGGYEHYFSRDPGRAALEDMCRASDAYATPFFLATLISSPHETILEAITAIRSFNNEGPGILGMHLEGPFMNPQKKGAHSSSIIRKPTDEELDTIISLGKEVIRVMTIAPECFTDRQLERLLETGIVLSAGHSMMTYEQAQHCFSRGITLVTHLYNAMTQLGHRECGLVGATFDNDNVYAPIILDGGHCDYAAARIAYRQKRDQLFLISDSSFLGRKKKRFDWEGLDIEMIDGYYRDKAGHLAGAAISMPEAMKNAMDFVGATLQEAVEMATSRPARAIRLADRIGFVRKGYPAVFSVFDDRLAAAETLEFPGGRHRF; translated from the coding sequence ATGAAAGCGATCAGCAATGTGGTGATTTATACGGGTGATGAGGTCTTGAGGGATCAGTGTATTCTCATAGATCAGGGTACGATCGTTGCAGTACAGCCGGAGATCCCCGCCGATGCGGAGGTAACGGACCTTGGCGGGAAGAATATTTCAGCAGGCTTTATTGACATCCAGCTGAACGGGGGCTATGAACATTATTTTTCACGGGACCCGGGCCGTGCGGCATTGGAAGATATGTGCAGGGCGAGCGATGCCTATGCCACGCCCTTTTTTCTGGCCACGCTTATTTCTTCTCCCCATGAAACCATCCTGGAGGCCATCACGGCCATCCGCAGCTTTAACAACGAAGGCCCGGGAATATTGGGTATGCACCTGGAAGGGCCATTTATGAATCCCCAGAAGAAGGGCGCACACAGCAGCAGCATTATCCGGAAACCCACGGATGAGGAACTGGATACCATCATCTCCCTTGGAAAGGAGGTGATACGCGTGATGACCATTGCCCCGGAATGCTTTACTGATCGTCAGCTGGAACGGTTGCTGGAAACCGGTATCGTTCTGTCTGCGGGCCATTCCATGATGACCTATGAGCAGGCGCAGCATTGTTTTTCCAGGGGAATTACCCTGGTGACCCACCTCTATAATGCCATGACCCAACTGGGGCACCGCGAATGCGGGCTGGTGGGCGCTACTTTTGATAATGACAACGTATACGCGCCGATCATTTTGGACGGCGGACATTGCGATTATGCAGCAGCGCGGATCGCTTACCGCCAGAAAAGGGATCAACTTTTTCTGATCAGTGATTCCTCCTTCCTGGGGCGTAAAAAAAAGCGTTTTGACTGGGAGGGGCTCGATATTGAAATGATCGATGGATATTACCGTGATAAAGCAGGACATCTTGCCGGTGCGGCGATCTCCATGCCCGAAGCGATGAAGAACGCCATGGATTTTGTGGGCGCCACCTTACAGGAAGCCGTGGAAATGGCCACCAGCAGGCCCGCCCGCGCCATCCGCCTGGCCGACCGGATCGGCTTTGTCAGAAAGGGATATCCCGCTGTGTTCTCGGTTTTTGATGACAGGTTAGCCGCTGCTGAAACCCTCGAATTTCCCGGTGGCAGGCACCGGTTCTGA
- a CDS encoding deoxycytidylate deaminase, translating into MSKRTDYISWDEYFMGVALLSGKRSKDPSTQVGACIVNEQNKIVGVGYNGLPIGISDDAFPWQNEGAFLETKYPYVCHAELNAILNNIGINLGGCKIYTALFPCNECSKAIIQSGIKEVIYLSDKYATRESFIAAKKMLETAGVALRQMKPGITDVVLSFDAHAV; encoded by the coding sequence ATGTCGAAGCGAACTGATTACATTTCATGGGATGAATATTTTATGGGTGTGGCGCTGCTTTCCGGAAAGCGCAGCAAAGATCCATCCACACAGGTTGGGGCCTGTATCGTAAATGAGCAGAACAAAATTGTGGGTGTAGGCTACAACGGGCTGCCCATCGGCATCAGCGACGATGCTTTTCCCTGGCAGAACGAAGGCGCTTTCCTGGAAACAAAGTATCCTTATGTCTGCCACGCAGAGCTGAATGCGATCCTGAACAATATCGGGATCAACCTCGGCGGCTGTAAGATCTATACGGCATTATTCCCCTGCAACGAATGCAGTAAAGCCATTATACAATCGGGCATTAAAGAGGTCATTTATCTCTCCGATAAATACGCCACCAGGGAAAGCTTTATAGCAGCCAAGAAAATGCTGGAAACAGCGGGTGTGGCCCTCCGGCAGATGAAACCCGGTATTACCGACGTAGTACTGTCCTTTGACGCGCACGCAGTATAA
- a CDS encoding DUF1772 domain-containing protein yields the protein MILDKILFFTALLLVALMAGLFFSFSVSVTQGLGKLDNLNYLRAMQHINREILNPVFLLCFTGAPFALIGATITKFIYHRELFVFMTGITLLYIIGVFLVTMLANVPLNNYLAALHLDQLSAAELEAARSKFEQSWNRFNHIRTVFSIAACALLIYIKIK from the coding sequence ATGATACTGGATAAAATCTTGTTTTTTACTGCCCTGCTGCTGGTAGCACTGATGGCGGGTCTTTTCTTTTCCTTCAGCGTATCGGTAACACAGGGGTTGGGAAAGCTGGACAACCTGAATTATTTAAGGGCCATGCAGCACATCAACCGGGAAATACTGAACCCCGTATTCCTCCTTTGTTTCACGGGAGCTCCTTTTGCGCTTATCGGCGCCACGATCACAAAGTTTATATACCACCGCGAGTTATTCGTATTCATGACAGGGATCACGCTTCTGTACATCATAGGTGTATTCCTGGTGACCATGCTGGCAAATGTGCCGCTAAACAATTACCTGGCAGCTCTTCATCTCGATCAGTTGAGCGCGGCAGAACTGGAAGCAGCCCGGTCGAAATTTGAACAGAGCTGGAACCGGTTCAATCATATCCGGACGGTTTTTTCTATTGCCGCCTGTGCATTGCTCATTTATATCAAGATAAAATAA
- a CDS encoding GNAT family N-acetyltransferase — translation MITYQEEKNLSAEEFIDVLVRSTLAKRRPVDETERIRNMLEQAGLVITARDGKRLIGVARSLTDHVYCTYLSDLAVDLVYQKMGVGKELIRATKEAAPRARLILLAAPNAVQYYPSMGMKQWPHCYFLDDANELK, via the coding sequence ATGATCACTTATCAGGAAGAAAAAAATCTGAGCGCAGAGGAATTTATTGATGTGCTGGTACGGTCGACACTGGCCAAAAGAAGACCCGTGGATGAAACGGAACGGATCCGCAACATGCTGGAACAGGCCGGCCTGGTGATTACCGCCCGTGACGGGAAACGGCTGATTGGAGTGGCGCGCTCTTTAACGGATCATGTATATTGTACTTATCTTTCCGATCTGGCGGTTGACCTGGTCTATCAGAAAATGGGGGTCGGGAAAGAATTGATACGGGCTACAAAAGAAGCAGCTCCCCGGGCACGGCTGATCCTGCTGGCAGCACCTAATGCGGTTCAGTATTATCCCAGTATGGGAATGAAACAATGGCCGCATTGTTATTTCCTGGATGATGCCAACGAGCTGAAGTAA
- a CDS encoding translocation/assembly module TamB domain-containing protein, with product MPGVQNWLISKVTKRLSKDLQTRIDIRHVDFSLFNKMHLQGVLVEDRQKDTILSAGEITVNITDWFFIKKNIELKYIGLTDAYIQLQRTDSVWRYQFLLDYFSTPASKKPKKQGTVNIAFREVDLKNILLKKKDRWTGEDLTFSLASLHVDPKKIDFDRKLIDIDALTVNKPYVALHSYDGRKPETTDNDTPRDTSSGKTVPGGLEWNSSQWEIKAGNIAINDGTFKTDNDTIPPAPEAFDGKHIEFSKIDIDLKSVRWWMDTITTKIDLTTKERSGLEVKKLAANAKVTPKEITFNDLDLRTNDSRLSDYFSMKFAGFSSMSNFISEVHMEGRFKKADINSDDIAFFAPAMRTWKKKIILSGDIKGPVAALVGRKLEIQAGNNTYFAGDASLSGLPDINETFMDIKAADFRTTYADALAFAPDLKKISIPDLSQLKYLNFVGSYTGFIRDFVTFGTLRTGLGTVKTDVNMKIPKGGNPVYSGSVATDNFNLGPLLKNGDLGYVSFNAKLKGAGFNPESGSVALSAKINYVDFNKYRYQNITADGEINNKVFDGKLGITDPNADLDLNGLVDFSKPVPVFNFISDIRKIHFRELNLLQENLVLSGKINAAFTGKSIDDFLGHATITDAVMVRDSSPLSFDSLAINSSLEGDKKRLSIASNEFSVNVFGIYNIRDLPNSVIGFLNRYYPAYIKPPTREVKEQAFSFEIKTQNFDSFTPIIDSSLGGFNNAVITGSINTFTNSLMLDAEVPFFSYDRLKFNDVSVTGRGNYDSLSLTGRTTNILIGDSLNVPLALFNIAAKNDVSRVMIYSGGTAGLDQARLNTIVRTYSNGVKIEFAPSSFVLNGKTWTIDNKGELEFRQNVPAHGQLVLRENAQEIRIRTLPSDVGSWNDIAVTLKDLNLGDLSKYIVPNNRLEGMVSGDILLENPGKNMRIISDNFMGRAVRFDNDSIGDISAKIVFDLATMELMANGQTLHPQQKDLAFNINLFLKDRQSQEKNIISLNATSFDIKYINRFLGFLFSDMQGEITGKFDLKGPFDNLNIVGKGRLHKAGLRVNFTQCYYALEDNEIELKENEINLDGIVLRDTITNNPVYLQGNITHNAFKNMFFDVNVSTRKPGTRGAANNRPVQVLNTTYSDNKTFYGNVRATGSFSLVGPEENAYMKIDAIASYNDESTFTIASSSSKAGQMPDWLVERKYGEAMDDSVFKDRNNKITYDLDVTANPKVEMKFVMDDLTGDEIKGRGSGKLNIHSGTTEPLSIHGRFDITEGSYNYTFQSFFKKPFEIKKGGENYISWTGDPIRANLNLEAQYKAERVSFSPLSAITNIDQSYSSTRENVYVTATLTGLLSKPDFKFQLELDPNSKYRNDFNITNALLQIENNETEVTRQVTYLIVFNSFAPPETGSNFGSTVNEFTYNTISSLSGLFFNEINKKLNNELRKILGADVSVVFNGSVYNRNILSAPSSNFDINQANVNGAILVPLFKDRFVISLGSSMEVPLQSSIQQTVQFLPDVTAAWMLNQSGSIRLNFFYRENLDYLTTNSTGAAKLKRTGGGISFRKEFDTLGEIFRNVRRQMQREIQQSPVRPDSSRPAAPDSSLQKRVEPAMLEQRKEPLSATPEKKVE from the coding sequence ATGCCCGGGGTACAAAACTGGCTGATCAGCAAAGTAACAAAAAGACTGTCGAAAGACCTTCAGACCCGCATCGATATCCGCCATGTTGATTTTTCCCTCTTTAACAAGATGCACCTCCAGGGTGTACTGGTGGAGGACCGTCAGAAAGATACGATCCTTAGTGCGGGCGAAATAACCGTTAACATTACGGACTGGTTCTTTATTAAAAAGAATATCGAACTGAAATACATCGGGCTTACAGATGCGTATATACAACTGCAACGTACCGATTCGGTGTGGCGTTATCAGTTCCTGCTGGATTATTTCAGCACCCCGGCAAGCAAAAAGCCCAAAAAGCAAGGAACGGTCAATATCGCTTTCCGGGAGGTGGATCTGAAAAACATCCTTTTAAAAAAGAAAGATCGCTGGACCGGGGAAGACCTTACTTTCTCGCTCGCCTCACTTCATGTAGATCCCAAAAAGATCGACTTCGACCGGAAGCTGATCGATATCGATGCGCTTACGGTAAACAAGCCCTATGTAGCCCTGCACTCCTATGACGGCAGAAAACCGGAGACAACCGACAATGATACCCCCCGGGATACATCGTCCGGGAAAACGGTACCGGGGGGGCTGGAATGGAACAGCTCACAATGGGAGATCAAGGCCGGAAATATTGCAATAAACGACGGCACCTTTAAAACAGATAATGATACCATTCCGCCTGCCCCGGAAGCCTTCGACGGAAAACATATTGAATTTTCCAAAATAGATATCGACCTGAAAAGCGTCCGGTGGTGGATGGATACCATTACCACGAAGATTGATCTGACCACAAAAGAACGGAGCGGACTGGAAGTAAAAAAACTCGCGGCCAATGCAAAGGTGACGCCGAAAGAGATCACTTTTAATGACCTCGATCTGCGTACCAATGACAGCCGGCTCTCGGATTATTTCAGTATGAAATTCGCCGGTTTCTCCAGTATGAGCAATTTCATTTCGGAGGTGCATATGGAGGGCCGTTTTAAGAAAGCGGATATCAACAGCGATGACATTGCATTCTTTGCGCCGGCTATGCGCACCTGGAAGAAAAAGATCATCCTCAGCGGCGATATCAAAGGACCGGTAGCAGCCCTGGTAGGACGCAAACTGGAAATACAGGCGGGTAATAATACTTACTTTGCCGGAGACGCCTCCCTGAGCGGGCTTCCGGACATCAACGAAACCTTTATGGATATAAAGGCAGCCGATTTCCGGACCACTTATGCGGATGCCCTTGCTTTTGCGCCTGATCTGAAGAAGATCTCCATACCGGATCTTTCGCAGCTGAAATACCTCAATTTCGTAGGAAGCTATACGGGCTTTATCCGCGACTTTGTAACCTTCGGAACACTGCGTACCGGCCTGGGTACCGTAAAAACGGATGTGAACATGAAGATCCCGAAAGGCGGTAACCCGGTTTATTCGGGAAGCGTTGCAACCGATAATTTCAACCTGGGGCCGCTGTTAAAGAACGGAGACCTGGGTTATGTAAGCTTTAATGCCAAGCTGAAAGGTGCCGGCTTCAATCCTGAAAGCGGTTCCGTGGCCTTATCCGCAAAGATCAATTATGTAGACTTTAATAAATACCGTTACCAGAACATCACTGCTGATGGCGAAATCAACAATAAGGTCTTTGACGGGAAACTGGGCATCACCGACCCGAATGCCGATCTGGATCTGAACGGGCTTGTTGACTTCAGCAAGCCGGTACCGGTCTTTAATTTTATTTCGGACATCCGGAAGATCCATTTCAGGGAACTGAACCTGCTCCAGGAGAACCTGGTACTGTCCGGAAAGATCAATGCGGCATTTACAGGAAAATCCATCGATGATTTCCTCGGTCATGCCACCATTACGGATGCCGTAATGGTACGCGACAGCTCTCCCTTATCCTTCGATTCGCTGGCCATCAATTCCTCTCTCGAAGGAGATAAAAAGCGGCTCAGCATTGCTTCCAATGAATTCTCGGTAAATGTTTTCGGGATCTATAATATACGCGATCTGCCCAATTCCGTTATCGGGTTCCTGAACCGTTATTATCCGGCCTACATAAAGCCGCCCACACGCGAAGTAAAAGAACAGGCCTTTTCATTTGAAATAAAGACACAGAATTTTGACAGCTTTACGCCGATCATAGACAGCAGTCTGGGCGGGTTTAATAACGCAGTGATCACGGGAAGCATCAACACTTTTACCAACAGCCTGATGCTGGATGCCGAAGTTCCTTTCTTCAGTTACGACCGTTTAAAATTCAATGATGTGTCGGTTACCGGAAGGGGAAATTACGACAGTCTGTCGCTTACGGGAAGGACCACTAATATTCTGATCGGTGACAGTTTAAATGTACCGCTGGCGCTGTTCAATATCGCTGCCAAAAATGATGTATCCCGCGTCATGATCTATTCCGGGGGCACCGCCGGTCTTGATCAGGCAAGACTGAATACCATCGTACGCACCTACAGTAACGGGGTTAAAATCGAATTTGCGCCTTCCTCGTTTGTTTTAAACGGAAAGACCTGGACCATCGACAACAAAGGAGAGCTGGAATTCCGGCAGAATGTACCAGCACACGGGCAACTCGTGCTTCGCGAAAACGCGCAGGAAATACGGATCCGTACACTGCCTTCGGATGTGGGCAGCTGGAACGATATTGCCGTTACGCTTAAAGACCTCAACCTGGGAGACCTCTCCAAATATATCGTTCCCAACAATCGCCTGGAAGGCATGGTATCAGGGGATATTCTGCTGGAAAACCCCGGAAAGAACATGCGGATCATCTCTGATAATTTTATGGGGAGGGCTGTGCGTTTCGATAATGATTCGATCGGAGACATTTCCGCTAAGATCGTTTTTGACCTGGCCACCATGGAACTGATGGCGAATGGCCAGACCCTGCACCCGCAGCAGAAGGACCTGGCCTTTAATATCAACCTGTTCTTAAAGGACCGTCAAAGCCAGGAGAAGAATATCATTTCACTGAATGCCACCAGCTTTGATATCAAGTACATCAACCGTTTCCTTGGATTCCTGTTCTCCGATATGCAGGGGGAGATCACCGGGAAGTTCGACCTGAAGGGCCCGTTCGACAACCTTAACATCGTAGGTAAGGGACGGCTTCATAAGGCGGGGCTCAGGGTCAATTTCACCCAGTGTTATTATGCACTTGAGGACAATGAGATCGAGCTGAAGGAAAATGAGATCAACCTGGATGGTATCGTACTACGGGATACCATCACCAACAACCCGGTTTACCTGCAGGGAAACATCACACATAATGCATTTAAGAACATGTTCTTTGACGTGAATGTGTCTACCCGGAAACCAGGTACCCGCGGTGCGGCCAATAACCGCCCGGTGCAGGTACTGAATACGACTTACAGCGATAATAAAACATTTTATGGAAATGTAAGGGCAACAGGTTCATTTTCCCTGGTAGGACCGGAAGAGAACGCCTACATGAAGATCGATGCCATTGCGTCCTATAATGATGAAAGCACTTTCACTATTGCCTCCTCCAGCTCCAAAGCAGGTCAGATGCCCGACTGGCTGGTGGAACGTAAATACGGGGAGGCCATGGACGACAGCGTTTTCAAGGACAGGAACAATAAGATCACCTATGATCTTGATGTAACGGCCAACCCCAAGGTTGAAATGAAATTTGTGATGGACGACCTCACCGGGGACGAGATCAAGGGCAGGGGCTCCGGTAAGCTGAATATCCATTCGGGAACCACAGAACCACTAAGCATCCACGGCCGGTTCGATATCACCGAAGGAAGTTACAACTATACCTTCCAGTCGTTCTTTAAGAAGCCGTTTGAAATAAAAAAAGGCGGCGAGAATTATATCTCCTGGACGGGGGACCCCATCAGGGCCAACCTGAACCTGGAAGCACAGTATAAAGCCGAACGGGTGAGCTTTTCGCCGCTCTCGGCCATCACCAATATTGACCAGAGTTACTCCAGCACCCGCGAAAATGTATATGTAACCGCAACACTTACCGGCCTGCTGTCGAAGCCGGACTTTAAATTCCAGCTGGAACTGGATCCCAACAGCAAGTACCGCAATGATTTCAATATCACCAATGCCCTGTTGCAGATAGAGAACAATGAGACGGAGGTAACCCGACAGGTAACCTATCTGATCGTATTCAACAGTTTTGCGCCACCGGAAACGGGATCTAATTTCGGTAGTACCGTAAATGAATTCACCTATAATACCATCTCGAGTTTATCAGGCCTGTTCTTTAATGAGATCAACAAAAAGCTGAACAATGAGCTGCGAAAGATACTTGGGGCTGACGTAAGTGTGGTCTTTAACGGCTCGGTGTACAACAGGAATATCCTTTCTGCACCCAGCAGTAATTTTGACATCAACCAGGCCAATGTAAACGGTGCCATACTGGTACCGCTCTTTAAGGACCGGTTCGTTATTTCACTGGGCAGTTCCATGGAGGTTCCCCTGCAATCTTCCATCCAGCAAACAGTACAGTTCCTGCCGGACGTAACCGCTGCATGGATGCTGAACCAGAGCGGAAGCATCCGGCTGAATTTCTTTTACCGGGAGAACCTGGACTACCTCACCACCAACAGCACCGGTGCCGCCAAACTCAAACGTACCGGTGGCGGTATCTCGTTCCGGAAGGAATTTGATACGCTGGGTGAGATATTCCGGAATGTACGCAGACAAATGCAACGTGAAATACAGCAAAGCCCGGTACGACCGGATTCGTCCCGGCCTGCGGCTCCTGATTCCTCCCTTCAGAAACGTGTAGAGCCGGCCATGCTGGAACAGCGAAAGGAACCGTTATCCGCAACCCCCGAAAAGAAAGTGGAGTGA
- the dxs gene encoding 1-deoxy-D-xylulose-5-phosphate synthase: MAITPGPLLQQVNAPADLKKIPEDQLHEFCDELRQYIIDVVSIHGGHFAASLGVVELTTALHYVYNTPNDLLVWDVGHQAYGHKIITGRRDRFETNRKYNGLSGFPKISESEYDTFGVGHSSTSISAALGMAIAAKYKGEQERKVVAVIGDGSMTAGMAFEAMNHAGVSNTDMLIILNDNGIGIDPNVGALKEYLTDITVSPKYNKFKDDVWNALNKLPVGKRISKSIAHKMAEGLKGMLNSNANLFEALKLRYFGPIDGHNITKLVDTLRDLKQIGGPKILHVITTKGKGYALAEKDQTKWHAPGLFDKVTGEIIKKTFATPQPPKYQDVFGKTIIELAEKNDKIFGVTPAMPSGSSLKYMMEQMPDRALDVGICEQHAVTLSAGMATQGLRVYCNIYSSFMQRAYDQAVHDVAIQKLPVIFCLDRAGLVGDDGPTHHGCYDIAYFRCIPNMIVSAPMNESELRNLMYTAQLPSTTLPFVIRYPRGEGVMPEWRTPLEELQVGKGRKLKEGKDIAILSFGHPGNFAAAAIRTLQQDGIMPGHYDLRFVKPLDEALLHEACRNYPKLITVEDGTVIGGVGAAVLEFMAQHGYKNEVRILGIPDRIVEHGTPKELQRECGYDTEGIIATVREMMKEKLVVTSGSISV, translated from the coding sequence ATGGCTATAACCCCAGGACCGCTTTTGCAGCAGGTAAACGCTCCTGCCGACCTGAAAAAGATACCGGAAGATCAACTTCACGAATTTTGTGATGAGCTCAGACAGTACATCATTGATGTGGTGAGCATCCACGGCGGACATTTTGCCGCCAGTTTGGGGGTTGTGGAACTGACGACAGCCCTGCATTATGTATACAATACACCAAACGACCTGCTGGTATGGGATGTGGGGCACCAGGCTTACGGGCATAAGATCATCACCGGCAGGAGGGACCGTTTTGAAACAAACCGCAAATACAACGGATTGAGCGGCTTCCCCAAAATTTCTGAAAGCGAATACGATACATTTGGAGTGGGGCATTCCTCCACTTCCATTTCAGCGGCGCTGGGAATGGCCATTGCTGCAAAATATAAGGGAGAACAGGAGCGGAAAGTAGTGGCGGTGATCGGCGACGGATCCATGACAGCAGGTATGGCTTTTGAAGCAATGAACCATGCCGGTGTGTCCAATACCGATATGCTGATCATCCTGAACGACAATGGCATTGGTATCGATCCCAATGTGGGGGCTTTAAAGGAATACCTTACGGATATTACCGTTTCACCCAAGTATAATAAATTCAAGGATGATGTCTGGAATGCCCTGAACAAGCTGCCGGTGGGGAAACGGATCTCCAAGAGCATTGCGCATAAAATGGCGGAGGGACTGAAAGGAATGCTCAACAGCAATGCCAACCTTTTTGAAGCACTGAAACTGCGCTATTTTGGCCCGATCGACGGTCATAATATCACAAAACTGGTAGACACGCTGAGAGACCTGAAACAGATAGGAGGTCCCAAGATCCTGCATGTGATCACCACAAAAGGAAAAGGATATGCCCTGGCGGAAAAAGACCAGACCAAGTGGCATGCCCCAGGGTTATTTGATAAGGTGACCGGGGAGATCATCAAAAAAACATTTGCGACTCCGCAGCCGCCGAAATACCAGGATGTATTTGGTAAGACGATCATTGAACTGGCAGAAAAAAATGATAAGATCTTCGGTGTTACTCCTGCTATGCCTTCAGGCAGCTCCTTGAAATATATGATGGAGCAGATGCCGGACCGCGCGCTGGACGTAGGCATCTGTGAGCAACATGCCGTTACATTAAGCGCGGGAATGGCCACACAGGGCCTGCGGGTATACTGCAATATATATTCTTCATTTATGCAGCGGGCCTACGACCAGGCCGTACATGATGTGGCCATTCAGAAGCTCCCGGTTATCTTCTGCCTCGACCGGGCAGGGTTGGTGGGTGATGACGGCCCCACGCATCATGGCTGTTACGATATTGCTTATTTCCGTTGTATTCCGAATATGATCGTGAGTGCACCTATGAACGAATCGGAGCTCCGCAACCTGATGTATACGGCACAGCTGCCTTCCACAACACTGCCTTTTGTGATCCGTTATCCGCGGGGTGAAGGGGTGATGCCGGAATGGAGAACGCCGCTGGAGGAACTGCAGGTTGGTAAAGGCCGTAAACTGAAAGAAGGGAAGGACATTGCCATACTGAGCTTCGGGCACCCGGGTAATTTCGCCGCTGCTGCGATTCGGACCCTGCAACAGGATGGCATCATGCCCGGTCATTATGATCTCCGGTTTGTGAAGCCGCTGGATGAAGCATTGCTGCATGAAGCCTGCCGGAACTATCCCAAACTGATTACTGTGGAAGATGGTACCGTAATAGGTGGTGTAGGTGCGGCCGTACTGGAGTTTATGGCGCAACATGGTTATAAGAATGAAGTGCGCATCCTGGGAATACCGGACCGCATCGTGGAGCACGGGACACCCAAAGAATTACAACGCGAATGCGGATATGATACGGAAGGGATCATAGCAACGGTACGGGAGATGATGAAAGAAAAACTGGTAGTGACCTCGGGAAGTATTTCGGTGTAA